The Hemicordylus capensis ecotype Gifberg chromosome 6, rHemCap1.1.pri, whole genome shotgun sequence genome window below encodes:
- the FASTK gene encoding fas-activated serine/threonine kinase isoform X4 gives MSMRRPASPEGGTSRERKERSGEEEEQVEKRGPPPPPPPPGEALEGLAEGSPAAAWQSPPCRLPCSAGGRLVARQTPFLGAMLRLLPSLHALSKASAAGPRAPWPGPSRAGALSAHYRAGGAKPPAMQLPPGPRAASPLPGSRQPSEPCALRRRSSHDTFLAVRQLLERARSCGELLRWLVQNPDKVSAGHYALALQRLRRLFPRGSRRPGPPRLLLEQPDFQALTRAVASSCADFDHASLVRCLRASAALGLPGGCPLLQALEGEARRRRLGPLSQKHRSEARLLSLEREQRPQTPSRPRSAQVLPTLCRLLGQLKAAGEQELALLDETLAQCAPGAGDQALGALFSTPLFYENRQERFVRSMADWFPGKADGLTPPTMALIAKYLARHRLREPLLLDTIATFLLRRMEHLDIKPHELPAVPPRGALPPAGAGAGAEGGRLAPGHAQRPDVPLPARPLPAPRPAPGLLSRLPRQRPRQPLQADCASLPLPPGRGPCPGSAWLRGATPASPAPRAAVGRPAHCRRSQPQVQLQRPGGRSPPAAGGRGVLLAGRGAAPRILRRLPAPDHPFGHSAATRPGPDLAPSRSRRLCPPDGVLLTLPAGGAGLPHGRERALSPPPAALPGPLLLSSP, from the exons ATGTCAATGAGGCGCCCGGCCTCTCCCGAAGGCGGGACTTCCCGGGAAAGGAAGGAGcggagcggggaggaggaggagcaggtggagaagagggggccgcccccgccgcctcctccccccggcGAGGCATTGGAGGGACTGGCCGAAGGGAGCCCCGCTGCTGCCTGGCAGAGTCCCCCCTGCAGGCTTCCCTGCTCGGCTGGCGGGAG GCTCGTCGCTCGGCAGACTCCCTTCCTCGGGGCCATGCTGCGCTTGCTGCCGTCTCTCCACGCCCTGAGCAAGGCGAGTGCCGCTGGGCCCCGCGCTCCGTGGCCAGGCCCGAGCAGGGCTGGGGCCCTCTCAGCCCACTACCGCGCAGGCGGGGCCAAACCCCCAGCCATGCAGCTGCCGCCGGGGCCCAGGGCGGCCTCCCCTCTGCCCGGCTCGCGGCAGCCCTCCGAGCCCTGCGCGCTGCGGCGGCGCAGCAGCCACGACACCTTCCTTGCCGTGAGGCAGCTGCTGGAGCGCGCTCGCAGCTGTGGGGAGCTGCTGCGCTGGCTCGTGCAGAATCCGGACAAGGTGTCGGCCGGCCACTACGCCCTGGCCCTGCAGCGGCTCAGGCGGCTGTTCCCCAGGGGCAGCAGACGTCCGGGGCCCCCCAGGCTCCTCCTGGAGCAGCCCGACTTCCAGGCTCTCACCCGGGCCGTCGCCAGTAGCTGCGCCGACTTTGACCACGCCAGCCTCGTCCGCTGCCTCCGTGCCTCGGCTGCGCTGG gcctgcctggaggctgCCCCCTGCTACAGGCCCTGGAGGGGgaggcccggcggcggcggctggggccgCTCAGCCAGAAGCACCGGTCGGAGGCCCGCCTGCTCAGCCTGGAGAGGGAGCAGCGCCCACAGACGCCCTCCCGGCCCAGGAGCGCCCAGGTCCTCCCCACGTTGTGCCGCCTGCTGGGCCAGCTGAAGGCCGCCGGGGAGCAGGAGCTGGCCCTGCTGGACGAGACGCTTGCCCAGTGTGCCCCGGGGGCCGGCGACCAGGCCCTGGGGGCCCTCTTCAGCACCCCGCTCTTCTACGAGAACCGCCAGGAGCGCTTTGTCCGCAGCATGGCAG ACTGGTTCCCTGGCAAGGCAGACGGTCTGACGCCTCCCACCATGGCCCTGATTGCCAAGTATTTGGCCCGGCACCGCCTGCGGGAGCCTCTGCTGCTGGACACCATCGCCACCTTCCTGCTCCGGAGGATGGAGCATTTGGACATCAAG CCGCATGAACTACCGGCCGTCCCGCCACGCGGAGCTCTTCCCCCGGCTGGAGCTGGCGCTGGAGCAGAGGGCGGCCGCCTCGCCCCTGGCCACGCTCAACGTCCTGATGTCCCTCTGCCAGCTCGGCCGCTTCCCGCCCCCCGTCCTGCGCCAGGTCTTCTCTCCCGCCTTCCTCGCCAACGTCCTCG GCAGCCCCTGCAGGCTGATTGTGCGTCGCTACCTCTCCCTCCTGGACGTGGCCCTTGCCCTGGAAGTGCCTGGCTACGAGGGGCCACGCCTGCCTCCCCAGCACCGCGTGCGGCTGTTGGGCGGCCGGCTCACTGCCGACGAAGCCAACCGCAAGTACAG TTACAGAGGCCTGGTGGCAGAAGCCCTCCGGCAGCTGGTGGGCGAGGGGTGCTTCTGGCAGGACGCGGTGCTGCCCCCAGGATACTGCGCAG acttCCTGCTCCGGATCACCCCTTTGGGCACAGTGCTGCCACTCGGCCGGGGCCCGACCTCGCCCCCAGCAggagccgccgcctctgccctccagATGGAGTGCTTCTCACCCTTCCGGCTGGAGGGGCTGGGCTGCCCCACGGCAGGGAGCGCGCTCTCAGCCCCCCGCCAGCAGCCCTCCCCGGCCCGCTCCTCCTCTCCAGCCCGTGA